Proteins encoded by one window of Aspergillus puulaauensis MK2 DNA, chromosome 4, nearly complete sequence:
- a CDS encoding N-terminal C2 domain-containing protein (COG:S;~EggNog:ENOG410PMAJ;~InterPro:IPR039931,IPR019448;~PFAM:PF10358) — translation MQAFVPKNRRPRFELVLRIIDLNNIPLVSGAAYIKWRLPSSNANEHHGTTDKSLIHEHKASWHYERTVQIRMTIERDQTLHECEIQFEVIQEFSSGVHAEKNLLGRVKLNLCEYVDKSDDDEGIVRRYLMQDSKINSTLKIGISVQQMEGDRNFTTPPLRSAMAFGGITGVVASEQAEADDSGQPPLINTQSREVADMQEMYRRTLAASWTSRADDLPADKLIEGLFSGSVGRADSRDPDSTHSEGYYDKRSSHRGAGTTSQTGTRNLLSPGFERRTKSASRSNASKTLDFAPAIEHTGKNGSIEHQLYDNAKGKTWRNRNTEHELSEFDVREDLRSWEVNNIQ, via the exons ATGCAGGCTTTTG TCCCAAAAAACAGAAGG CCTAGGTTTGAATTAGTTCTTCGA ATTATCGACCTGAACAATATTCCTCTCGTTAGCGGAGCGGCATATATAAAATGGCGGTTGCCTTCTTCAAATGCCAATGAGCATCATGGGACAACCGACAAATCCCTCATCCATGAGCATAAAGCCTCTTGGCACTATGAACGGACCGTGCAAATCAGGATGACGATCGAGCGCGACCAAACACTCCATGAATGCGAAATCCAATTTGAAGTAATACAGGAATTTTCATCTGGGGTTCACGCTGAGAAAAACCTTTTAGGGAGGGTGAAACTCAATCTATGCGAGTATGTGGACAAaagcgatgacgacgagggtaTCGTACGTCGATACTTGATGCAGGACAGCAAGATAAATAGCACCCTCAAAATCGGCATATCCGTGCAACAAATGGAAGGAGATCGCAACTTCACGAC TCCGCCACTAAGATCCGCCATGGCTTTCGGCGGGATAACAGGAGTTGTGGCTTCTGAGCAAGCCGAGGCTGATGACTCGGGTCAGCCACCTTTGATCAACACCCAAAGTCGAGAGGTTGCCGATATGCAAGAGATGTACCGACGTACATTGGCAGCCTCCTGGACTTCTCGCGCGGACGACCTCCCTGCGGATAAATTGATTGAAGGGCTATTCTCTGGAAGTGTCGGCCGGGCCGACTCACGAGATCCTGACTCCACGCATTCTGAGGGTTATTATGATAAACGCTCTTCGCACCGTGGTGCAGGCACCACTAGCCAGACCGGAACGCGCAACCTTCTATCTCCGGGCTTTGAAAGGCGCACAAAGAGCGCGAGCCGCTCAAATGCAAGCAAGACCCTAGACTTTGCCCCAGCGATTGAACACACCGGAAAGAACGGAAGCATTGAACACCAACTTTATGATAATGCCAAGGGCAAGACTTGGAGAAATCGTAATACAGAACATGAGCTGTCGGAGTTCGACGTTCGTGAGGATTTACGGAGCTGGGaagttaataatatacaataA
- a CDS encoding uncharacterized protein (COG:S;~EggNog:ENOG410PYTX): MNQLPLSPPSEPVSSPDNTPAPLESPIRKTPIHDLLPDICVPSGPLPTYRYHPVTCAAIDPEDVRSEVQQLYKEFSSPEAASKAQEQAARELKQKLEDAEKKREEVQKAMDKKIKERNTELKVLSKYQDGKSSALAT; encoded by the coding sequence ATGAACCAATTGCCACTTTCTCCCCCCTCCGAACCGGTGTCCTCTCCCGATAATACACCGGCCCCGCTAGAGTCTCCTATCCGCAAAACTCCAATCCACGATCTGCTCCCCGACATTTGCGTACCGAGTGGGCCTTTACCGACATATCGATACCACCCGGTAACATGTGCTGCGATTGATCCTGAAGATGTGCGGTCTGAGGTTCAGCAACTGTACAAGGAATTCTCCAGCCCTGAGGCTGCATCGAAGGCGCAGGAACAAGCTGCGCGAGAGCTGAAACAGAAATTGGAGGacgcggagaagaagcgcgaAGAGGTGCAGAAAGCTATGGACAAAAAGATCAAGGAGCGGAATACCGAGTTGAAGGTTCTTTCAAAATACCAGGATGGGAAATCTTCGGCTCTTGCGACATAG
- a CDS encoding uncharacterized protein (COG:S;~EggNog:ENOG410PZ2E;~InterPro:IPR016024;~SECRETED:SignalP(1-18)) yields MRLSTILSALVLSSAVLAKPAPQVSSSQGDVEPTEQSIAPQVTKAAEPAPTTETEAAEPSTTRAVNSQQENNQEETNENTEKQTTTAVAPAATKNDQEEDPLGGIISSILPSKSDTADQTSDETAAPTEASAPTSTKEQEEATTTKSRGSSTASSSDNPLEGLIPDGTSGNPITDIGNFLQGITGLLSPTLIKDIESFFHHIAYLLDDKTTQQAKDLLNLASGLLTKDLINKLETILDNASELLTKDTVDELKKLLKNLGPLLTPDLFKQISSLLKNGNALLTADFVKEVNLLIGNANTLLTPELVKELKGLLDSAGPLLTPDLFKQISSLLKNGNALLTADFVKEVNSLIGNANTLLTPELVKELKGLLDSAGPLLTPDLFKQISTLLKNGNTLLTANFVKEVNSLIGNANTLLTPELVKELKGLLDSAGPLLTPDLFKQISTLLKNGNALLTTDFVKEVNSLIGNANTLLTPELVKELKELLKAAGPLLTPSLIKDISTLLKNAINLLSADFVKNTKGLINTVSPVITKGLLAEVAGLLGNANHLLTPEFVNDTQSLIESVGPLLKPSLFKEISSLLGNANDLLTADFVKETRSLIGAVSPVLTPAVLKEVAGLLGNANDLLTKDFVNETRGLIGTVSPAITPQLLKQVSGLLGNANDLLTKEFVKDTKGLITELGPIVDDGAIGDLLTNANHLLTPKFVNETSGLISSVSPVITPSLLKEVGDVLDHANKLLTEKFVEETQSLISNVGPVITPKLLNNVTALVGNATGLLTPKFVDETKGLIDEVAPVITPELLGQVGGLLNNANDLLSKKFVNETTTLIDDVSELLPVLMQILGSL; encoded by the exons ATGCGTCTCTCAACGATCCTCTCTGCACTTGTGCTTTCTAGCGCTGTTCTGGCAAAGCCCGCCCCTCAAGTCTCTTCATCACAGGGTGATGTTGAACCAACGGAGCAGTCTATTGCACCGCAAGTGACAAAGGCAGCCGAGCCGGCCCCGACGACGGAGACTGAAGCTGCTGAGCCAAGTACAACTCGTGCTgtcaacagccagcaagAGAACAACCAGGAAGAGACGAATGAGAACACTGAGAAGCAAACGACAACAGCGGTCGCCCCGGCTGCCACCAAGAATGATCAAGAGGAAGATCCTTTGGGCGGTATTATTTCGTCCATTCTTCCCTCAAAGTCAGACACTGCCGACCAGACTTCGGATGAGACTGCTGCTCCCACCGAAGCTTCAGCTCCAACAAGTAcaaaagaacaagaagaggCCACGACCACCAAGTCTCGAggctcctcaaccgcctccaGTAGCGACAACCCTCTGGAAGGGCTCATTCCCGATGGTACCAGCGGCAACCCCATAACGGACATTGGCAATTTCCTCCAGGGTATCACTGGTCTGCTCTCGCCCACGTTGATCAAAGATATCGAGTCGTTCTTCCACCACATCGCATATCTGCTTGATGACAAGACTACGCAACAGGCTAAGGATCTGCTTAACCTCGCGTCAGGCCTGTTGACCAAGGACTTGATCAACAAGCTTGAGACTATTCTCGACAACGCGAGCGAGCTCTTGACTAAGGACACCGTGGATGAGCTTAAGAAACTGCTTAAGAATCTCGGCCCGCTGTTGACGCCTGATCTATTCAAGCAGATCTCCAGTCTTCTGAAGAACGGCAACGCGCTTCTGACAGCTGATTTCGTCAAGGAAGTCAACTTACTGATCGGAAATGCCAATACCTTGTTAACTCCCGAATTAGTCAAGGAACTTAAGGGCCTGCTTGACTCTGCTGGTCCTCTTCTCACACCTGATCTATTTAAGCAGATCTCCAGTCTTCTAAAGAATGGTAACGCGCTTCTTACTGCTGACTTTGTTAAGGAGGTCAACTCACTGATTGGAAACGCCAATACCTTGTTGACTCCCGAATTGGTCAAGGAACTCAAGGGCCTGCTTGACTCTGCTGGTCCTCTTCTCACGCCCGATCTATTCAAGCAGATTTCCACGCTCCTGAAGAACGGCAACACGCTTCTCACTGCTAACTTTGTCAAGGAGGTCAACTCACTGATTGGAAACGCCAACACCTTATTGACTCCTGAATTGGTTAAGGAACTTAAGGGCCTGCTTGACTCTGCTGGTCCTCTTCTTACGCCCGATCTATTTAAGCAGATTTCCACGCTCCTGAAGAACGGCAACGCGCTTCTTACTACTGACTTTGTTAAGGAGGTCAACTCACTGATTGGGAACGCCAACACCTTGTTGACTCCTGAATTAGTTAAGGAGCTTAAGGAGTTGCTCAAGGCTGCCGGTCCTCTTCTAACACCTAGTCTGATCAAGGATATCAGCACCCTCCTCAAGAACGCTATCAACTTGCTGAGCGCGGACTTTGTGAAGAACACCAAGGGATTGATCAACACTGTGTCGCCAGTCATCACCAAGGGGCTCCTTGCTGAAGTTGCTGGCTTGTTGGGCAACGCCAACCACTTGTTGACACCTGAATTCGTGAACGACACCCAGTCGTTGATCGAGTCTGTTGGTCCTCTGCTCAAGCCTTCGTTATTCAAGGAAATCAGCTCACTCCTGGGAAACGCCAACGACCTATTGACTGCGGACTTTGTCAAGGAGACCCGCAGCTTGATTGGTGCTGTCTCCCCTGTTCTGACGCCCGCCGTTCTCAAGGAAGTTGCCGGCTTGTTGGGCAACGCCAACGATCTCCTCACCAAGGACTTCGTTAACGAAACCCGCGGTCTCATCGGAACTGTTTCTCCCGCCATCACaccccagctcctcaagCAAGTCAGCGGCCTCCTCGGAAATGCCAATGACTTGTTGACCAAGGAATTCGTGAAGGATACCAAGGGATTGATCACGGAGCTCGGCCCGATCGTCGATGACGGTGCCATCGGCGACCTGCTCACAAACGCCAACCACCTCTTGACGCCTAAGTTCGTCAATGAGACATCTGGATTGATCAGCAGTGTCTCACCCGTCATCACACCCTCTCTCCTCAAGGAAGTCGGTGATGTCCTGGATCACGCCAACAAGCTGCTCACTGAGAAGTTCGTCGAGGAAACTCAGAGCTTGATCAGCAACGTTGGCCCCGTCATCACAcccaagctcctcaacaatGTGACCGCGCTGGTTGGAAACGCCACTGGCCTCCTGACGCCGAAATTCGTCGACGAGACCAAGGGTCTCATTGATGAGGTCGCGCCCGTCATCACCCCCGAGCTTCTCGGCCAGGTCGGCGGCCTCCTGAACAACGCCAACGATCTGCTGTCCAAGAAGTTCGTTAACGAGACGACGACTTTGATTGATGACGTTTCTGAG TTGCTTCCTGTTCTGATGCAGATCTTGGGTAGCTTATGA
- a CDS encoding putative respiratory complex assembly protein Rmp1 (COG:S;~EggNog:ENOG410PZJU;~InterPro:IPR032741;~PFAM:PF14611;~go_component: GO:0005743 - mitochondrial inner membrane [Evidence IEA]), giving the protein MLSRSARQAGGLINRQLFSACRPHTVCTSLTQRGHHLVRYQNTAGNSSDETHPDHPSRHRESDRKRNRRKLGNKSRRVELEYSSLGKPGEVLVVREKPRRQPPLKASSEEEAGELPIMLSELQPDTSYSDSAVIAERIESFLAPHRPREQLAPPDWEDLRSRLRPSFTAPQLSRYISTTLKARKDGPEGGPAHLELWNAEWKPGTSLYLETEPASQEAIADRIAASQDLKGKDLLIERVLRDCWQLGQVGEIGQLDIRLPTYSLTLLTGSNYFSFEELANLHDTAIDVTHSLGLVRVTGKQRPCESIREIINDYTKRIQSVELGLPSRDKENTKIFAEELGPKFISWVENTYNVSFELDSLQFPSRMHVLPESERNVEDARRTLHLAFNKAVLPSTPFSTYFPASKLSGMYDVDLGEAAPWQVRERPWFRWQTPESERLPILPGYLLHEGQSDLCKELLTFLRPQPSWNAKFGSAIEVRESITATLGQCLFLRKPTIEKCQASASQLGQMSLQRTFVSDVPRVSRLLGKLAPKRVASTSYRIRLVPSALHANIFPSLELELTHPPKNIRKHQNELIISSAQVNLMEDSVDHLLPESIADIRFTRKLTHDLLTGPRGVSFLDSVLEDVQLELKESRTSNKDIPLPAFTTIDLPNYLLRQDSDKVDISGCTMAEYVYQPVNDVQGTLVSQYNVRDWQLFHASYDGGPYEAYSTTDLYLQTTSEPRYIDEIHPGKSISSRRQIGKHFVLFYNVACDLVSGLELDAEERAVAGMRV; this is encoded by the coding sequence ATGCTCTCTCGATCAGCTAGACAGGCGGGAGGCCTGATAAACCGTCAATTGTTTTCAGCATGTCGGCCACACACAGTTTGCACCTCGTTAACCCAACGTGGGCATCATCTTGTTCGATACCAGAATACCGCCGGCAATTCCAGCGACGAAACACACCCTGATCACCCGAGCCGCCATCGCGAATCCGATCGAAAGCGAAATAGGAGGAAGCTGGGAAATAAAAGTCGGAGAGTCGAGCTTGAATATTCTTCCCTTGGAAAACCGGGCGAAGTCCTTGTCGTGCGGGAGAAACCACGCCGACAGCCTCCGCTCAAAGCATCgtcagaggaagaagcaggcgAACTCCCGATCATGCTGAGCGAGCTCCAGCCAGATACATCTTATTCCGATAGCGCAGTTATAGCTGAACGGATTGAGAGCTTCCTCGCACCACATCGACCCCGAGAACAGTTGGCACCACCCGATTGGGAGGATCTCCGAAGCAGGCTTCGCCCATCCTTTACGGCTCCCCAACTTTCCAGGTATATTTCTACAACGTTGAAAGCACGAAAGGACGGTCCTGAAGGGGGTCCAGCGCATCTTGAACTCTGGAATGCAGAGTGGAAACCTGGCACTTCACTTTACCTAGAGACAGAACCGGCATCCCAAGAAGCAATTGCCGATAGAATTGCCGCGTCCCAGGATCTCAAAGGCAAGGATCTTTTGATTGAGCGAGTTCTCCGTGATTGCTGGCAACTTGGACAGGTGGGCGAAATTGGACAACTCGATATCCGCCTTCCGACTTATTCCTTGACCCTACTTACAGGTTCAAACTATTTTTCGTTTGAAGAGCTGGCTAACCTACATGACACGGCAATCGATGTGACGCATTCTTTGGGACTCGTAAGGGTCACTGGAAAACAACGCCCGTGTGAATCGATCCGTGAGATCATAAATGATTATACCAAAAGGATACAATCAGTTGAACTTGGTCTCCCGTCTCGAGACAAGGagaatactaaaatatttgCTGAGGAACTTGGCCCCAAATTTATTTCCTGGGTTGAGAATACATATAATGTTTCCTTTGAATTGGATTCATTACAGTTCCCCAGTCGGATGCATGTCCTTCCCGAAAGCGAAAGGAATGTGGAGGATGCTCGAAGAACCTTGCACCTAGCATTCAACAAAGCCGTGTTACCCTCGACGCCATTCAGCACTTACTTTCCTGCTTCGAAACTCTCGGGAATGTATGATGTCGATCTTGGAGAGGCTGCCCCATGGCAGGTTCGGGAGAGGCCATGGTTTCGATGGCAGACGCCAGAGAGCGAAAGGTTGCCGATTCTACCTGGCTATCTTCTACATGAGGGGCAATCCGATCTTTGTAAAGAACTTCTCACATTCCTTCGACCACAACCCTCTTGGAATGCGAAATTTGGATCCGCTATCGAAGTCCGCGAATCAATAACGGCAACGCTTGGTCAAtgtctcttcctccgcaaGCCAACCATCGAAAAATGCCAGGCCAGCGCCTCTCAGTTAGGTCAAATGTCTCTTCAACGGACCTTCGTTAGTGATGTGCCTCGAGTTTCACGGCTTCTTGGTAAATTGGCGCCAAAGCGTGTTGCGTCAACCTCTTATCGCATTCGGCTAGTCCCTTCGGCACTCCATGCAAACATCTTTCCATCGCTCGAGCTAGAGCTCACCCACCCACCCAAAAATATACGCAAGCACCAAAATGAATTAATCATCAGTAGTGCTCAAGTTAATCTGATGGAAGACAGCGTCGACCACTTACTACCAGAGAGCATCGCGGACATTCGGTTCACCAGAAAGTTGACGCATGACCTTTTAACTGGACCCCGTGGAGTTTCTTTCCTGGACTCTGTCCTTGAAGACGTACAACTTGAACTCAAAGAAAGCAGAACCAGTAATAAGGATATCCCTCTGCCGGCATTCACAACGATAGATCTACCAAACTACCTTTTACGTCAAGACAGTGATAAGGTAGACATAAGTGGATGCACTATGGCCGAATATGTTTATCAGCCGGTGAACGATGTTCAAGGGACGCTTGTTAGCCAGTATAATGTCCGCGATTGGCAGCTCTTTCATGCTTCTTACGATGGCGGGCCGTACGAAGCCTATTCGACAACGGATCTCTACCTGCAAACCACTTCGGAGCCTCGCTACATTGATGAAATCCACCCCGGCAAGTCTATTTCATCGCGTCGGCAGATCGGTAAACATTTCGTTTTATTTTACAACGTCGCTTGCGACCTGGTGTCCGGACTGGAgttggatgcggaggagCGTGCGGTAGCTGGAATGAGGGTATAA
- the RPS3 gene encoding 40S ribosomal protein uS3 (BUSCO:EOG092647L7;~COG:J;~EggNog:ENOG410PGWV;~InterPro:IPR001351,IPR009019,IPR036419,IPR015946, IPR005703,IPR018280,IPR004044;~PFAM:PF00189,PF07650;~go_component: GO:0015935 - small ribosomal subunit [Evidence IEA];~go_function: GO:0003723 - RNA binding [Evidence IEA];~go_function: GO:0003735 - structural constituent of ribosome [Evidence IEA];~go_process: GO:0006412 - translation [Evidence IEA]), whose protein sequence is MAAVQGAISKRRKFVADGVFYAELNEFFQRELAEEGYSGVEVRVTPTVTDIIVRATHTQEVLGEQGRRIRELTSLIQKRFKFPENSVSLYAAKVQNRGLSAVAQCESLRYKLLNGLAVRRACYGVLRFIMESGAKGCEVVVSGKLRAARAKSMKFTDGFMIHSGNPAKEFIDSATRHVLLRQGVLGIKVKIMRGSDPEGKAGPQKTLPDSVTIIEPKEEQPVLQPVSQDYGAKAIAAQQAAEQQRLAEQQAAEGQEGGASGEAYAQE, encoded by the exons ATGGCTGCTGTCCAGGGAGCTATTTCGAAGCGCCGCAAGTTCGTCGCCGACGGTGTCTTCTATGCCGAGTTGAACGAGTTCTTCCAGCGCGAGTTGGCTGAGGAGGGCTACTCTGGTGTCGAAGTCCGTGTCACTCCCACCGTCACCGACATCA TCGTCCGTGCCACCCACACCCAGGAGGTTCTCGGAGAGCAGGGTCGCCGCATCCGTGAGCTCACCTCTCTCATCCAGAAGCGTTTCAAGTTCCCCGAGAACTCGGTTTCCCTCTATGCCGCCAAGGTCCAGAACCGCGGTCTCTCCGCCGTCGCTCAGTGCGAGTCCCTCCGCTACAAGCTCCTCAACGGTCTCGCCGTCCGTCGGGCCTGCTACGGTGTTCTCCGTTTCATCATGGAGAGCGGTGCCAAGGGTTGTGAAGTTGTCGTTTCCGGAAAGCTCCGTGCTGCCCGTGCCAAGTCCATGAAGTTCACG GACGGATTCATGATCCACTCCGGTAACCCCGCTAAGGAGTTCATCGACTCCGCTACCCGTCAcgttctcctccgccagggTGTCCTTGGTATCAAGGTTAAGATCATGCGCGGCTCCGACCCCGAGGGCAAGGCCGGTCCTCAGAAGACCCTCCCCGACTCCGTCACCATCATCGAGCCCAAGGAGGAGCAGCCCGTTCTGCAACCTGTCAGCCAGGACTACGGCGCCAAGGCTATTGCCGCTCAGCAGGCTgccgagcagcagcgccTGGCCGAACAACAGGCGGCggaaggccaagaaggcggTGCCAGCGGCGAGGCTTATGCCCAGGAGTAA
- a CDS encoding phosphatidylinositol-3-phosphatase YMR1 (BUSCO:EOG09261ABB;~COG:I,U;~EggNog:ENOG410PH67;~InterPro:IPR029021,IPR010569,IPR011993,IPR016130, IPR030564;~PFAM:PF06602;~go_function: GO:0004725 - protein tyrosine phosphatase activity [Evidence IEA];~go_process: GO:0016311 - dephosphorylation [Evidence IEA]): protein MEKTRVFRVEDVTLARRGDQAVGTLHLTPHHIVFSAIPPQSPDNVQAQGAPVKPKEVWITYPIISFCTYRPAPAISRQPSSIRLRCRDFNFICFYFTNENKARDVYESIKSWTCKLGQIDKLYAFTFQPPPPERAFNGWELYDPSKELARQGVDRDGHGWRISQMNSDYGFSPTYPSLFAVPTSISDNTLNYAGRYRSRARIPALTYLHPVNNCSITRSSQPLVGFRGNRSIQDEKLLAAIFATTRSKRPLANFTPPNLENESSASTQGELSSSQSWPEVTNAEDLEAELISSFDEESQDKPHIYGAQQHNLIVDARPTVNAFAMQAVGLGSENMDNYKFATKAYLGIDNIHVMRDSLNKVIDTLKESDVTPLGPNRDQLARSGWLKHIAGILDGAGLIARQVGLQHSHVLIHCSDGWDRTSQLSALSQLCLDPYYRTLEGFMVLVEKDWLSFGHMFRHRAGHLNSEKWFQIENERIGGESGRSFGESSGAGKAIENAFLSAKGFFNRENTSRETLGESDGDTREYESDSPSAKKPSSAPRTAVAEKEVTKPKETSPVFHQFLDATYQLLYQYPSRFEFNERFLRRLLYHLYSCQYGTFLYNSEKERVEGKAKERTRSVWDYFLARRDLFVNPKYESDIDDNKRGKERLIFPQVDEVRWWNEAFGRTDAEMNGPRMPGNSQTKSNESSDTERRVPVLTGLESSTHALGSGLAGNQTSPPPNGATAVTSGISSLSLSANKDQNHNAESMSQMEVEMR from the exons ATGGAGAAAACACGGGTTTTCAGG GTTGAAGATGTGACCTTAGCACGCCGTGGAGACCAAGCTGTCGGCACCCTTCATCTCACCCCGCACCATATTGTCTTCTCTGCCATCCCTCCACAGTCTCCAGACAATGTACAGGCGCAGGGTGCGCCGGTTAAACCGAAGGAAGTTTGGATAACATATCCCATCATATCGTTCTGCACGTACCGCCCAGCTCCGGCCATATCCCGTCAGCCGTCGTCCATTCGCCTGCGATGTCGAGATTTCAACTTTATTTGTTTCTACTTTACAAACGAGAACAAGGCTAGAGACGTTTATGAGAGTATAAAGTCGTGGACTTGCAAGTTGGGACAGATTGATAAACTTTACGCCTTTACCTTCCAGCCGCCTCCTCCCGAGCGCGCATTCAATGGTTGGGAGCTCTATGATCCTAGCAAGGAATTGGCGCGACAGGGTGTCGACCGCGATGGCCATGGTTGGCGCATCTCTCAGATGAACTCTGACTATGGG TTTTCGCCAACCTATCCTTCCCTATTCGCTGTGCCTACCAGCATTTCAGACAACACATTAAACTATGCCGGACGGTATAGATCTCGTGCGCGGATACCGGCATTGACCTACTTACACCCTGTCAACAATTGCTCGATCACAAGAAGCTCTCAACCACTGGTGGGCTTCCGCGGGAACCGAAGCATTCAGGATGAGAAGCTTTTAGCTGCCATTTTCGCCACAACGAGATCAAAAAGACCGCTTGCCAACTTCACCCCACCAAATCTAGAAAATGAGTCCTCAGCATCTACACAAGGCGAATTATCTAGTAGTCAGAGCTGGCCGGAGGTCACAAATGCCGAAGACTTGGAAGCCGAGCTTATTTCATCGTTTGACGAAGAATCGCAAGATAAACCCCACATATACGGCGCGCAACAACATAACCTGATTGTCGATGCGCGACCCACCGTCAATGCTTTCGCCATGCAAGCCGTGGGCCTTGGCTCTGAAAACATGGATAACTATAAATTCGCGACGAAGGCGTACCTTGGAATTGATAACATCCACGTTATGAGGGATTCATTGAACAAGGTTATCGATACCCTGAAAGAGTCCGATGTAACTCCGCTTGGTCCCAACCGGGACCAGCTCGCAAGAAGTGGTTGGCTGAAGCACATTGCTGGCATTCTAGACGGTGCTGGCCTGATCGCACGCCAAGTTGGCCTTCAGCATTCGCACGTGCTGATCCATTGTTCGGATGGATGGGATCGTACAAGTCAGTTGAGCGCGCTAAGCCAACTTTGCCTCGATCCTTATTACCGAACTTTAGAGGGATTTATGGTCCTAGTAGAAAAGGACTGGCTTTCTTTCGGTCACATGTTCCGACATAGAGCAGGACACTTGAATTCTGAAAAATGGTTCCAGATCGAGAACGAGAGAATTGGAGGTGAATCCGGACGAAGTTTCGGTGAGAGCAGTGGTGCTGGAAAGGCAATCGAAAACGCCTTTCTCAGCGCCAAAGGATTCTTTAACCGGGAAAATACAAGCCGTGAGACTCTTGGCGAGTCGGATGGAGATACTCGCGAATATGAGTCCGACAGCCCTAGTGCTAAGAAGCCTAGTTCCGCACCGAGGACGGCAGTCGCTGAGAAGGAAGTTACGAAACCGAAGGAGACGAGCCCTGTCTTTCATCAATTTCTTGATGCGACATATCAGCTGTTGTACCAGTATCCATCCCGCTTTGAATTCAATGAGCGATTTCTGCGGCGCCTACTCTACCACCTATACTCCTGTCAATATGGTACGTTCCTCTACAACAGCGAGAAGGAGCGGGTGGAAGGAAAAGCCAAGGAGCGAACACGCAGTGTCTGGGACTACTTCCTCGCCCGGAGGGACCTGTTTGTAAATCCCAAATACGAATCCGACATTGACGACAACAAGCGAGGCAAAGAACGATTGATTTTCCCACAGGTTGATGAAGTGAGATGGTGGAATGAGGCCTTTGGCCGGACAGACGCGGAAATGAACGGACCACGCATGCCCGGCAACTCCCAAACCAAATCTAACGAAAGCTCGGATACAGAACGGCGAGTTCCAGTGTTGACAGGCCTTGAATCCTCTACCCATGCCCTCGGTAGCGGTCTGGCTGGAAACCAGACATCTCCACCACCAAATGGGGCGACCGCAGTGACTTCCGGGATATCTAGCCTATCCCTATCTGCAAATAAAGATCAAAATCACAATGCAGAAAGCATGAGCCAGATGGAGGTTGAGATGCGATGA